The following are from one region of the Tachysurus fulvidraco isolate hzauxx_2018 chromosome 15, HZAU_PFXX_2.0, whole genome shotgun sequence genome:
- the bcat2 gene encoding branched-chain-amino-acid aminotransferase, mitochondrial isoform X2: MSGKIIALCGRFLQSLPRCLGSLRFASSSFKAADLTIEKRKTPNPKPDLSNLGFGKFFSDHMLTVNWTEKGGWETPQIKPFQNLSLHPASSVLHYSIELFEGMKAFRGVDNQIRLFRPMLNMERMYRSADRCTLPLFDKHELLDCIKKLIDLDQEWVPYSTDASLYIRPTFIGTEPTLGVSRAGHALLFVIVGPVGPYFSTGAFNPVSLLADPRFVRACRGGVGAYKMGSNYGPTIAIQSEAVKQGCQQVLWLYGEKEEITEVGTMNLFIYWTNEKGERELVTPPLDGIILPGVTRQSLLDLAREWGEFKVTERTLVMKELLEALRGGRVLEVFGAGTACVVCPVGSLLYKGQQYEIPTMKNGPELATRFYKELTDIQYGRIRRDWAPVIVP; this comes from the exons ATGTCAGGAAAAATAATA gcatTATGTGGACGTTTCCTGCAGTCTCTCCCCAGGTGTTTGGGGTCTCTGCGCTTTGCCAGCTCCTCTTTCAAG GCTGCAGATTTAACCATCGAGAAGAGGAAGACCCCGAACCCCAAGCCCGACCTGTCCAACCTGGGCTTTGGAAAGTTTTTCTCTGATCACATGTTGACTGTGAACTGGACAGAGAAAGGAGGATGGGAAACTCCTCAAATTAAACCTTTCCAAAACCTGTCGCTCCACCCGGCGTCCTCCGTTCTGCATTACTCCATtgag CTGTTTGAGGGTATGAAGGCGTTCCGGGGAGTGGACAATCAGATCCGTCTGTTTCGGCCCATGCTGAATATGGAGCGTATGTACCGCAGTGCAGACCGCTGCACCCTGCCG TTATTTGATAAGCACGAGCTGTTGGACTGTATAAAGAAGCTGATTGATTTGGACCAGGAGTGGGTTCCTTACTCCACCGACGCCAGTCTTTACATCAGACCCACCTTCATCGGCACCGAG CCTACATTGGGCGTGTCCCGAGCGGGCCACGCCCTCCTGTTTGTCATCGTGGGGCCGGTGGGGCCGTACTTCTCCACAGGAGCCTTCAATCCCGTGTCCCTGCTGGCGGATCCTCGCTTCGTGCGAGCCTGCAGAGGCGGAGTAGGAGCCTACAAGATGGGCAG taactATGGGCCTACTATAGCCATCCAGAGTGAGGCAGTGAAACAGGGCTGTCAGCAGGTTCTGTGGCTGTACGGTGAGAAAGAGGAGATCACTGAGGTCGGTACCATGAACCTCTTCATCTACTGGACCAATGAGAAAGGAG AACGAGAGCTGGTCACTCCTCCACTAGATGGTATCATTCTCCCCGGAGTCACCAGACAGTCTCTGCTGGACCTGGCCAgggagtgg GGTGAGTTTAAGGTGACCGAGCGGACTCTGGTGATGAAGGAGCTGCTGGAGGCTCTGAGAGGAGGACGTGTGTTGGAGGTGTTTGGAGCAGGGAcagcgtgtgtggtgtgtcctgTCGGCAGTCTGCTCTATAAAGGACAG CAATACGAAATCCCAACCATGAAGAATGGTCCTGAGCTCGCCACCAGGTTCTACAAAGAACTCACTGACATCCAG TACGGACGCATAAGGAGAGACTGGGCTCCGGTTATCGTCCCCTGA
- the bcat2 gene encoding branched-chain-amino-acid aminotransferase, mitochondrial isoform X1, with protein sequence MAALRTALCGRFLQSLPRCLGSLRFASSSFKAADLTIEKRKTPNPKPDLSNLGFGKFFSDHMLTVNWTEKGGWETPQIKPFQNLSLHPASSVLHYSIELFEGMKAFRGVDNQIRLFRPMLNMERMYRSADRCTLPLFDKHELLDCIKKLIDLDQEWVPYSTDASLYIRPTFIGTEPTLGVSRAGHALLFVIVGPVGPYFSTGAFNPVSLLADPRFVRACRGGVGAYKMGSNYGPTIAIQSEAVKQGCQQVLWLYGEKEEITEVGTMNLFIYWTNEKGERELVTPPLDGIILPGVTRQSLLDLAREWGEFKVTERTLVMKELLEALRGGRVLEVFGAGTACVVCPVGSLLYKGQQYEIPTMKNGPELATRFYKELTDIQYGRIRRDWAPVIVP encoded by the exons ATGGCGGCTCTGAGGACG gcatTATGTGGACGTTTCCTGCAGTCTCTCCCCAGGTGTTTGGGGTCTCTGCGCTTTGCCAGCTCCTCTTTCAAG GCTGCAGATTTAACCATCGAGAAGAGGAAGACCCCGAACCCCAAGCCCGACCTGTCCAACCTGGGCTTTGGAAAGTTTTTCTCTGATCACATGTTGACTGTGAACTGGACAGAGAAAGGAGGATGGGAAACTCCTCAAATTAAACCTTTCCAAAACCTGTCGCTCCACCCGGCGTCCTCCGTTCTGCATTACTCCATtgag CTGTTTGAGGGTATGAAGGCGTTCCGGGGAGTGGACAATCAGATCCGTCTGTTTCGGCCCATGCTGAATATGGAGCGTATGTACCGCAGTGCAGACCGCTGCACCCTGCCG TTATTTGATAAGCACGAGCTGTTGGACTGTATAAAGAAGCTGATTGATTTGGACCAGGAGTGGGTTCCTTACTCCACCGACGCCAGTCTTTACATCAGACCCACCTTCATCGGCACCGAG CCTACATTGGGCGTGTCCCGAGCGGGCCACGCCCTCCTGTTTGTCATCGTGGGGCCGGTGGGGCCGTACTTCTCCACAGGAGCCTTCAATCCCGTGTCCCTGCTGGCGGATCCTCGCTTCGTGCGAGCCTGCAGAGGCGGAGTAGGAGCCTACAAGATGGGCAG taactATGGGCCTACTATAGCCATCCAGAGTGAGGCAGTGAAACAGGGCTGTCAGCAGGTTCTGTGGCTGTACGGTGAGAAAGAGGAGATCACTGAGGTCGGTACCATGAACCTCTTCATCTACTGGACCAATGAGAAAGGAG AACGAGAGCTGGTCACTCCTCCACTAGATGGTATCATTCTCCCCGGAGTCACCAGACAGTCTCTGCTGGACCTGGCCAgggagtgg GGTGAGTTTAAGGTGACCGAGCGGACTCTGGTGATGAAGGAGCTGCTGGAGGCTCTGAGAGGAGGACGTGTGTTGGAGGTGTTTGGAGCAGGGAcagcgtgtgtggtgtgtcctgTCGGCAGTCTGCTCTATAAAGGACAG CAATACGAAATCCCAACCATGAAGAATGGTCCTGAGCTCGCCACCAGGTTCTACAAAGAACTCACTGACATCCAG TACGGACGCATAAGGAGAGACTGGGCTCCGGTTATCGTCCCCTGA